In Calothrix sp. PCC 7507, one DNA window encodes the following:
- a CDS encoding zinc-dependent metalloprotease family protein, with translation MSLYDRLNLTKTNRKLQVPIWERINLDRPPKPRCQGCRSRIQTNWQVCPYCGWLIASKNSEIRHCVWVDISGMIIGAEDNSMMLEVMADALAKVFSAFRSVNVFLTSDLPDEREWGENFTHVYVFVDQQPVDYLGIASFSHSKVTNIAAVRIDQILNASYRASLNVGQLSNLIANTITHEVGHTLGLDHSQLSTDVMHDGLDHRIHSLMPPSFHAEQIILMNHAIRKHKS, from the coding sequence ATGTCGCTTTACGATCGCCTGAATCTAACTAAGACAAATCGTAAGCTACAAGTTCCGATTTGGGAACGTATCAACCTTGATAGACCCCCCAAGCCTCGCTGTCAAGGTTGCCGTTCTCGTATCCAAACTAATTGGCAAGTTTGTCCTTATTGTGGATGGTTAATAGCTAGTAAAAATAGCGAGATTCGCCATTGCGTTTGGGTTGATATTTCAGGAATGATTATTGGCGCTGAAGATAATAGCATGATGCTAGAAGTTATGGCAGATGCTCTTGCTAAAGTCTTCAGTGCTTTTAGAAGTGTGAATGTGTTTTTGACCTCCGACCTACCTGATGAGCGAGAGTGGGGTGAAAACTTCACCCATGTGTATGTATTTGTAGATCAGCAACCAGTTGATTATCTGGGAATTGCTAGTTTTAGTCATAGCAAAGTTACAAATATTGCTGCTGTCCGCATAGACCAAATACTTAATGCCTCTTACCGTGCAAGTTTAAATGTAGGTCAGTTATCTAACTTAATTGCTAATACTATTACCCACGAAGTCGGTCACACATTGGGATTAGATCACTCTCAATTATCAACAGATGTGATGCATGATGGACTCGATCATAGAATTCATAGTTTAATGCCTCCCTCGTTTCATGCGGAACAGATCATCTTGATGAATCACGCTATTCGTAAACATAAATCCTGA
- a CDS encoding TerD family protein — protein sequence MAISLQKGQRISLSKEAPGLTKLMCGLGWDIAKRSGGGFFSNFGGGSQDYDLDASVICLDANGKLTAKENIIYFGNLQHVSGAITHTGDNLTGAGDGDDEVIIIDLSRIPDQIVKLVFVVNIYDCITRKQDFGQVENAFVRLVNAANNKELARYNLSGKEYLGMTGMILAEVYRHSNEWKMAAIGNGIRVNGLGDLVSSYC from the coding sequence ATGGCAATTAGTCTACAGAAAGGACAGAGAATCTCGCTTTCTAAGGAAGCTCCTGGTTTAACTAAACTGATGTGCGGACTGGGTTGGGATATAGCAAAGCGCTCTGGTGGTGGATTTTTTAGTAATTTTGGTGGTGGTAGTCAGGACTACGATTTAGATGCATCTGTGATCTGCTTAGATGCGAATGGCAAATTAACGGCTAAAGAGAATATTATCTACTTTGGTAATCTTCAGCATGTATCAGGAGCAATCACTCACACAGGAGACAATTTAACTGGTGCAGGTGATGGCGATGACGAGGTGATTATTATAGATTTGTCTCGTATACCTGACCAAATTGTCAAATTAGTTTTCGTCGTCAATATTTATGATTGTATTACCCGTAAACAGGACTTTGGTCAAGTCGAAAATGCCTTTGTGCGCCTAGTTAATGCAGCGAACAACAAAGAATTGGCTCGATATAACCTATCAGGTAAAGAGTATCTGGGTATGACTGGGATGATCTTAGCTGAAGTGTATCGACATAGTAATGAGTGGAAAATGGCAGCAATCGGCAATGGTATCCGTGTCAATGGCTTAGGGGATCTTGTTTCTTCCTACTGTTGA
- a CDS encoding calcium-translocating P-type ATPase, PMCA-type — protein MLINDNNKVNKIQLPYQGLTSEEVKLNRQRYGVNVLTPPKRDPWWKLFLEKFEDPVIRILMIAAAIAITVGILEGEYAEGLGIVVAILLATTLAFVNEYKASQEFDILNQVYDEVTIKVIRDGNFTTITRKNLVVGDIGYLEQGEEVPADGEILEEISLEVDQSKITGEAEPVRKLTQSDVNTQGIEEGTYPAYKVFRSTIVEQGQCYFEVKAVGDNTEIGKVATAVASVENEQDTPLNYQLENLSKLIGVVGLGFAGVTFISLLVRGFVTGELILSYQQWYVVGLLIISVLVVLSRIWLPVIYDGLELAGSEITAPNWLENNSFVDWLKTFGIGLTILAVGLALGYPFGLIPGSVNSWIPGNVAKALLHYFMVAVTIIVVAVPEGLAMSVTLSLAYSMRKMAASNNLVRRMHACETIGSATVICSDKTGTLTQNQMRVHEVNFPSLNSQIVPALIAEAIAANSTADLEKKPLQAPRPIGNATEGALLLWLDSQDIDYISYRSNFQIKSRMPFSGQKKYMGTIGASSVTEKDVLYVKGAPEVILERCSQILTEKGLEALENQEAIAHEIKQYQKRGMRALGFAYNKVSEYTSETNLDDMAQGLIWLGFAAILDPLRPEVPEAIQACLNAGIQVKVVTGDNSDTAKEIARQIGLWEEDDDFNSGYLHLTGQQFAKLSDQEASHAVLELKILSRARPLDKLRLVKLLQENGHVVAVTGDGTNDAAALKQAQVGLAMGSGTAIAKEASDIILLDDSFRSIVNAVVWGRSLYQNIQRFILFQLTINVVALGIALVGPFIGVALPLTVTQMLWVNLIMDTFAALALATEPPHRSVMQDSPRHPEAFIVTRTMAQNIFATGLAFLIFSIGFLHHIRQDGNISPYELSVFFAVFVILQFWNLFNARCLGLKQSAFKGLSKNQGFVAIAITIFVGQILIIQFGGSVFRTVPLSFIDWMSITFATSTVLWVGEIWRLITRLQVKSKLEKSY, from the coding sequence ATGCTGATTAATGATAATAATAAGGTTAACAAGATTCAATTACCATATCAAGGACTAACTTCGGAAGAGGTTAAGCTTAATCGTCAAAGATATGGTGTCAACGTTCTGACTCCACCAAAGCGTGACCCTTGGTGGAAACTATTTTTAGAAAAGTTTGAAGATCCAGTAATTCGGATTTTGATGATTGCAGCAGCAATTGCCATTACCGTCGGAATTTTAGAGGGTGAATATGCCGAAGGTTTAGGAATTGTGGTTGCTATCTTATTGGCAACAACTCTTGCCTTTGTTAATGAATATAAAGCTAGTCAAGAATTTGATATCCTCAATCAAGTGTATGACGAAGTTACTATTAAGGTTATCCGAGATGGTAACTTTACTACTATTACCCGCAAAAATTTAGTTGTGGGGGACATTGGATATCTAGAACAGGGTGAGGAAGTCCCGGCTGATGGAGAAATTTTAGAAGAAATTTCTCTAGAGGTTGATCAGTCAAAAATCACTGGTGAAGCAGAACCAGTTAGAAAACTGACTCAATCTGACGTTAATACTCAAGGTATTGAAGAGGGAACCTATCCTGCATACAAGGTTTTTCGCAGTACGATAGTTGAGCAAGGACAGTGTTATTTTGAAGTTAAGGCTGTCGGTGACAATACAGAAATTGGTAAGGTGGCAACAGCAGTTGCAAGTGTCGAAAATGAACAAGATACACCTCTAAATTATCAACTAGAAAACCTAAGTAAACTAATTGGTGTAGTTGGACTAGGCTTTGCTGGTGTGACTTTTATATCTTTGCTAGTGCGCGGGTTTGTTACAGGAGAATTAATATTGTCTTACCAACAATGGTATGTTGTGGGACTTTTAATTATCAGTGTACTAGTGGTACTTAGCAGAATCTGGCTACCTGTAATTTACGATGGCTTAGAGTTGGCTGGTAGTGAAATTACAGCACCCAATTGGTTAGAAAATAATAGTTTTGTTGACTGGCTGAAAACTTTTGGTATAGGACTGACAATTCTTGCAGTTGGACTCGCTTTGGGCTATCCTTTTGGGCTAATTCCTGGTTCAGTGAATAGCTGGATACCGGGTAATGTTGCTAAAGCATTGCTACATTATTTCATGGTAGCTGTAACAATTATTGTGGTAGCTGTACCAGAAGGCTTGGCGATGAGTGTCACTCTTAGTCTGGCTTACAGTATGCGGAAAATGGCTGCTAGTAATAATTTGGTGCGGCGGATGCACGCTTGCGAGACTATTGGTTCAGCTACGGTGATTTGCTCTGATAAAACTGGGACTCTTACTCAAAATCAAATGCGGGTGCATGAAGTCAATTTTCCGAGTTTGAATTCTCAAATAGTCCCAGCATTAATTGCAGAGGCGATCGCAGCTAATAGTACCGCAGATTTGGAGAAAAAACCCCTGCAAGCGCCTCGTCCCATTGGTAATGCTACAGAAGGAGCTTTATTGCTATGGCTAGATAGTCAAGATATTGATTACATATCCTACCGCAGTAACTTTCAGATTAAATCCCGTATGCCCTTTTCTGGGCAGAAAAAATACATGGGTACAATTGGCGCATCATCTGTAACTGAGAAAGATGTGCTTTACGTAAAAGGAGCGCCAGAGGTAATTTTGGAGCGTTGTTCGCAGATTCTGACAGAGAAAGGTTTGGAAGCATTGGAGAATCAAGAAGCGATCGCTCATGAAATTAAACAATACCAAAAGCGAGGGATGCGGGCGTTAGGTTTTGCTTACAATAAAGTTTCAGAGTATACCAGTGAAACGAACTTGGATGATATGGCTCAGGGGCTGATATGGCTGGGGTTTGCAGCAATTTTAGATCCCTTGCGTCCAGAAGTTCCTGAGGCTATCCAAGCCTGTTTAAATGCAGGAATACAAGTCAAAGTCGTCACTGGTGATAACTCGGATACAGCTAAAGAAATTGCTCGTCAAATTGGACTTTGGGAAGAAGATGACGACTTTAATAGTGGTTATCTGCATCTCACGGGTCAACAGTTTGCTAAACTGAGTGACCAGGAAGCTAGTCACGCTGTGCTGGAATTAAAGATACTTTCTAGAGCTAGACCACTGGATAAGCTGAGGCTAGTAAAACTGTTACAGGAAAATGGTCATGTGGTAGCTGTGACAGGTGATGGAACAAATGATGCTGCGGCTCTCAAGCAAGCTCAAGTAGGTTTAGCAATGGGGAGTGGAACAGCGATCGCCAAAGAAGCCAGTGATATTATTTTACTTGATGATTCTTTCCGCAGTATTGTGAATGCAGTTGTCTGGGGGCGATCGCTTTATCAGAATATCCAACGTTTTATTCTGTTTCAATTAACAATTAATGTTGTGGCTTTGGGAATTGCTTTAGTTGGGCCATTCATCGGTGTCGCACTACCTCTAACTGTTACTCAAATGCTGTGGGTGAACTTAATTATGGACACCTTTGCAGCTTTGGCTTTGGCGACAGAACCACCCCATCGGAGCGTCATGCAGGACTCTCCTCGTCACCCAGAAGCCTTTATTGTTACTAGAACAATGGCACAGAATATTTTCGCTACTGGGTTAGCTTTTTTAATTTTTTCGATAGGCTTCCTACATCACATCCGTCAAGATGGGAATATTAGCCCTTATGAGCTTTCTGTGTTCTTCGCCGTATTTGTGATTTTACAGTTCTGGAATTTGTTTAATGCTCGATGCTTGGGGTTAAAGCAATCTGCTTTTAAAGGGTTGTCTAAAAACCAAGGATTTGTAGCGATCGCTATCACCATATTTGTGGGACAGATATTAATTATTCAATTTGGTGGTAGCGTCTTTAGAACAGTACCTTTATCTTTCATAGACTGGATGAGCATTACTTTTGCAACATCTACAGTGCTTTGGGTTGGGGAAATATGGCGTTTAATTACGCGCTTGCAAGTGAAAAGTAAGCTAGAAAAATCCTATTAG
- a CDS encoding TerD family protein, with amino-acid sequence MAVTLTKGQRVSLEKVAPGLTDIFIGLGWDVKPTDTGHNFDLDASVFLLGNSEKLISDNHFIFYNNLSSPDPDKSVQHTGDNLTGAGDGDDEVIKINLQKVPADVQKIVITVTIHEAAERSQNFGQVQNAFVRVVNAQSNQEVVRYDLVEDYSIETALIMAELYRKDGEWRLNAVGSGYQGGLKALLDRYQ; translated from the coding sequence TAGAAAAAGTTGCACCAGGACTGACAGATATATTTATTGGTCTTGGATGGGATGTTAAGCCAACAGACACCGGACACAACTTTGACTTAGATGCATCAGTTTTCTTACTAGGAAATAGCGAAAAACTAATTTCTGATAACCACTTTATTTTTTACAATAATCTCTCTAGTCCAGACCCAGATAAGTCAGTTCAACACACTGGAGATAACCTCACAGGTGCAGGTGATGGCGATGATGAAGTCATCAAGATTAATCTGCAAAAAGTTCCTGCTGACGTTCAAAAAATTGTCATTACTGTAACTATTCATGAAGCCGCAGAACGAAGCCAAAATTTTGGTCAAGTTCAAAATGCTTTTGTGCGCGTTGTTAATGCTCAGAGTAACCAAGAAGTAGTTCGCTATGACTTGGTTGAAGATTACTCAATTGAAACTGCATTAATTATGGCTGAACTCTATCGTAAAGATGGAGAATGGCGTTTAAATGCCGTTGGTTCAGGCTATCAAGGTGGATTAAAAGCTTTGCTAGATCGTTATCAGTAA